One genomic window of Ilyobacter polytropus DSM 2926 includes the following:
- a CDS encoding sensor histidine kinase, which produces MRLKKDSLLLKIIFYNNMAVLLTASMIAFILAFITLKDIGAQVPKLAAEKIKTLDRYYTFYMSKMRDDISMISQNPNTFFDSNTSQNSRLNYQLLSDKLKSQLEKQNYKIYNDTIFSIIGKNNEIIGESGDEEVLKKFSASKSRNYLNFINKRSKYQMKTSFSEKISDDIIVRISVPYYGDPEIKAYVLTFMIDEKFLEVCHDFMGLEAEHKIFLLSSGDYSKGTLEVSNGEKFLSDKVRSELQLRDHKYFYIEKTLNKEPYYMALYPIRNTNGIFLGSIGIAISQGEVIRIKALVFLFIASVAITLILFNSTFFGKIFYKTLTPLAEIAEASDRISQGDYDVDLKIKSTGEIGTLIMSFKKMIKTIRCTQNKLRSQNLKLQENIFRINVIERLLLGIHVEDDIFDVIRSIANALTSEMGLGYSRAIFLRYSREIESLVGEYAIINSNVIETKDDGVAGAVGGFRFQSESLNELVSYIKIPVRKPSLMAESVKDKKIIYHNDRGYKYNLGNEFLMSLGLNNFIIIPIYSNERDYGCILVDNFMKDRVVTTEEVELLNLLILNLGIHFKNRILEEEKIDNERAITIGKLSEKFLDGRKPLLEKIDAIVEKAKLGTDDFRKEILELERELLNVKRENSILTDYSDMKEYRFEVFDLESLFEEIYNEHKDNMISNNITVSLFVKSREKIYGDRAELKKAFTEIIDNAFDAVIKSDKTNKKINIILSRAKNTEKVRIRIFDNGIGMNESQLQNIYEPFVSYKKNASGLGLSIAYRIIKHHRGIIKFESQENVNTQAKITLNAYKEEK; this is translated from the coding sequence ATGAGGCTAAAAAAAGATTCTTTGCTCCTAAAAATAATCTTTTATAATAATATGGCGGTTCTTCTCACTGCTTCAATGATCGCTTTTATACTTGCCTTTATTACTTTAAAAGATATTGGAGCTCAGGTTCCCAAATTGGCGGCAGAGAAGATAAAGACCTTAGACAGGTATTATACTTTTTACATGTCTAAGATGCGCGACGATATCTCTATGATATCTCAGAACCCAAATACTTTTTTCGATTCCAATACATCTCAGAATAGCAGATTAAATTATCAGCTTCTTTCTGACAAACTAAAGTCGCAGTTAGAAAAGCAAAATTATAAAATTTACAACGATACAATATTTTCTATAATAGGAAAAAACAATGAAATTATCGGAGAATCTGGTGATGAAGAAGTTTTAAAAAAATTCTCTGCTTCTAAAAGTAGGAATTATCTTAATTTTATAAATAAAAGGTCTAAATATCAGATGAAGACCTCTTTTAGTGAAAAAATATCTGATGATATAATAGTTAGAATCTCGGTACCTTATTATGGGGATCCTGAAATCAAAGCTTATGTACTTACCTTTATGATTGATGAAAAATTTTTAGAAGTCTGTCATGATTTTATGGGTCTAGAAGCTGAACACAAGATATTTCTACTGAGTAGTGGAGATTACAGTAAAGGAACCCTAGAAGTTTCCAATGGGGAAAAATTTCTGAGTGATAAGGTTCGTTCAGAACTTCAGCTGAGAGACCACAAATATTTTTATATAGAGAAGACATTAAATAAGGAACCTTATTACATGGCACTTTACCCCATAAGAAATACCAATGGTATATTTTTAGGGAGTATAGGTATAGCAATATCACAAGGAGAAGTTATCCGTATAAAGGCTCTTGTATTTCTTTTTATAGCCAGTGTGGCGATAACTCTGATACTCTTTAACTCTACATTTTTCGGGAAGATCTTCTATAAGACTTTAACTCCCTTGGCAGAAATAGCAGAGGCTTCTGACAGAATATCACAGGGAGATTATGATGTAGATCTCAAAATAAAGAGTACTGGTGAGATAGGGACACTTATAATGTCCTTTAAAAAAATGATTAAAACCATAAGGTGCACACAAAATAAGCTTAGGTCACAAAATCTAAAACTTCAGGAAAATATATTTAGGATAAATGTAATAGAAAGACTACTACTAGGAATACATGTAGAAGATGATATCTTTGATGTGATAAGATCAATAGCAAATGCTCTTACTTCTGAAATGGGGCTTGGATACAGTCGGGCAATATTCCTAAGGTACAGCAGAGAGATAGAATCTCTTGTCGGAGAGTATGCCATCATAAACAGTAATGTGATAGAAACAAAGGATGACGGAGTCGCTGGTGCAGTAGGAGGTTTTAGGTTTCAGAGTGAATCACTGAATGAACTAGTTTCATATATAAAGATTCCAGTGAGAAAGCCAAGTTTAATGGCAGAATCAGTCAAGGATAAAAAAATAATATATCACAACGACAGAGGTTATAAATACAACCTGGGAAATGAGTTTTTAATGAGTCTTGGACTAAACAACTTTATAATCATTCCTATATACAGTAATGAAAGAGATTATGGTTGTATATTAGTGGATAATTTTATGAAGGATAGAGTTGTTACAACTGAAGAGGTAGAGCTACTAAATCTTCTTATATTAAATCTAGGGATACATTTTAAAAACAGAATTCTAGAAGAAGAAAAGATAGATAATGAAAGAGCTATAACAATAGGTAAACTTTCTGAGAAATTCTTAGACGGAAGAAAGCCTCTTTTAGAAAAAATAGATGCAATAGTAGAAAAGGCAAAATTAGGAACCGATGACTTTAGGAAAGAAATTTTAGAACTAGAAAGGGAACTCTTAAATGTAAAACGTGAAAACAGCATATTAACTGATTATTCTGATATGAAAGAGTATAGGTTTGAAGTTTTTGATTTAGAATCTCTATTTGAAGAGATATACAATGAACACAAGGATAATATGATTTCAAATAATATTACAGTTTCTCTTTTTGTAAAGTCTAGAGAAAAAATTTATGGAGACAGAGCAGAGCTAAAAAAAGCATTTACTGAAATAATAGATAACGCCTTTGATGCAGTTATAAAAAGTGATAAAACAAATAAGAAAATCAATATTATTCTTTCAAGAGCTAAAAATACAGAAAAAGTAAGAATCAGAATTTTTGATAATGGTATAGGAATGAATGAAAGTCAGCTACAGAATATATATGAGCCCTTTGTAAGCTATAAAAAGAATGCTTCAGGACTAGGACTTTCCATTGCCTATAGAATAATAAAACACCATAGGGGAATCATAAAATTTGAATCCCAGGAAAATGTAAATACGCAAGCAAAAATAACTTTAAATGCATATAAGGAGGAGAAATAG
- a CDS encoding Tex family protein: protein MSVFYDTVARELKIKASQVENTIKLLDEGATVPFVARYRKELTGDLDETVIRDILERMNYLRNLQKRKDEVLKSIEEQNKLTEDLKNKILKAEKLQEVEDLYLPYKKKKKTKADIAKDHGLEPLAKLALGRINYDELLIKAEKFLSEDVKTNEEAIEGVKLILAQENSENPVFREEIRNRMQKYASLYSKATKKSPELDLKQVYRDYYEYNEAVSKIPSHRILAVNRGENEKILKVSIKFDEKTRSFIENMILREYKNQSLKDFYLEVIKDSLDRLILPSIEREVRNILTEKAEGEAIESFKENLKNLLMQPPLQDKNILGLDPAYRTGCKTVVIDKDGFFKCDDVLYLVEGMHNPRQLEQAKNKIIKYIDQYDIDIIAIGNGTASRETESFVAGMLKEVKKEVYYLIVNEAGASVYSASKLAKEEFPDLDVTARGAISIAKRIQDPLAELVKIDPKSIGVGMYQHDVNQNKLDSSLGEVIESVVNSVGVNVNSASWVLLSYISGIKKNAAKNIVDFRKENGNFTNRKKLLKVKGIGAKAYEQMAGFLVIQDGENILDNTIIHPESYGIAEEILEKAGFTLEKYRKSIGDARAALKNFNVEAFSEEKGYGKETVRDIYGALIGDRRDPREELEKPVLKSDILKMADLKPGMELEGTVRNVVKFGAFIDIGLKNDALLHISEISNTFISDPSKVLSVGQIIKVKIKDVDFQRERVTLTKKEK, encoded by the coding sequence ATGTCTGTTTTTTATGATACAGTTGCCAGGGAGCTGAAGATAAAGGCTAGCCAGGTAGAAAACACTATAAAACTTTTAGACGAAGGTGCTACGGTTCCCTTTGTGGCAAGGTATAGAAAAGAGCTTACAGGGGATCTCGATGAAACAGTTATCAGAGATATTCTTGAAAGAATGAACTACCTCAGAAACCTTCAAAAAAGAAAGGATGAGGTGCTGAAAAGTATAGAGGAGCAAAACAAGCTGACAGAGGATCTGAAAAACAAGATTCTAAAGGCTGAAAAACTCCAGGAAGTGGAAGATCTCTATCTTCCGTACAAGAAAAAAAAGAAAACTAAGGCCGATATAGCAAAGGATCACGGTCTAGAACCCCTTGCAAAGCTGGCTTTAGGTAGGATAAACTATGATGAACTTTTAATAAAGGCAGAAAAGTTTTTATCAGAAGATGTAAAGACTAACGAAGAGGCTATAGAGGGGGTAAAACTAATCTTGGCCCAGGAAAATTCTGAGAATCCTGTTTTTAGAGAGGAAATCAGAAATAGGATGCAAAAATATGCATCACTTTACTCAAAGGCTACCAAAAAATCCCCTGAACTGGATCTAAAGCAGGTTTACAGGGATTATTATGAATATAATGAGGCTGTTTCAAAGATACCATCTCACAGAATATTGGCTGTGAATCGTGGAGAGAATGAAAAGATACTCAAGGTTTCAATAAAGTTTGATGAAAAGACAAGATCATTTATAGAAAATATGATTTTGAGAGAATACAAGAATCAGAGTCTGAAGGACTTTTATCTTGAAGTTATAAAAGACTCTTTAGACAGGCTTATTCTACCGTCTATAGAGAGGGAAGTCAGAAATATTCTTACAGAAAAAGCAGAGGGAGAAGCCATAGAATCATTTAAGGAAAACTTAAAAAATCTTCTTATGCAGCCTCCACTTCAGGATAAAAATATTTTAGGGCTAGACCCAGCATATAGAACCGGGTGTAAAACTGTAGTTATAGACAAAGATGGGTTTTTTAAATGTGATGACGTTCTTTATCTTGTTGAAGGAATGCATAACCCAAGACAGCTAGAACAGGCTAAAAATAAAATAATTAAATATATAGACCAGTACGATATAGATATAATTGCCATAGGAAATGGTACTGCATCTAGAGAGACAGAAAGCTTTGTTGCAGGAATGCTAAAAGAAGTAAAAAAAGAGGTTTATTATCTCATAGTAAATGAGGCGGGAGCTTCTGTTTATTCTGCTTCTAAACTTGCTAAGGAAGAGTTTCCAGACTTAGATGTAACTGCAAGAGGGGCTATATCAATAGCCAAGAGAATACAGGACCCTCTGGCAGAGTTGGTAAAAATAGACCCTAAGTCTATAGGGGTTGGAATGTACCAGCATGATGTAAACCAAAACAAATTAGACAGTTCTCTAGGGGAAGTAATTGAAAGTGTCGTTAACTCTGTTGGAGTAAATGTAAACAGTGCTTCTTGGGTTCTTTTGTCATATATATCTGGGATAAAGAAGAATGCTGCCAAGAATATAGTGGATTTTAGAAAAGAAAACGGTAACTTCACAAACAGAAAGAAACTTCTGAAAGTAAAGGGAATCGGTGCAAAAGCCTATGAGCAGATGGCTGGTTTCTTGGTGATACAGGACGGGGAAAACATTTTAGACAATACCATTATTCACCCGGAGTCTTACGGAATAGCAGAAGAGATACTAGAAAAAGCAGGATTCACCCTGGAGAAATACAGAAAAAGTATAGGGGATGCAAGAGCGGCATTGAAGAATTTTAATGTGGAAGCCTTTTCAGAAGAAAAAGGTTATGGAAAAGAAACTGTAAGAGACATCTACGGAGCTCTTATAGGTGATAGGCGTGACCCGAGGGAAGAATTAGAAAAACCAGTATTAAAATCAGATATACTTAAGATGGCAGACCTTAAGCCTGGTATGGAACTTGAAGGAACTGTTAGAAACGTAGTAAAATTCGGGGCCTTTATTGATATAGGGCTAAAGAACGATGCTCTCCTTCACATATCTGAGATATCAAACACATTTATTTCAGACCCATCGAAGGTTCTTTCTGTAGGTCAAATAATAAAAGTAAAAATTAAAGATGTTGATTTTCAGCGGGAAAGAGTGACTCTCACTAAAAAGGAGAAGTAA
- a CDS encoding lysophospholipid acyltransferase family protein yields the protein MDKKKRKYRIYGNMLYFLLKFILKTLKLEVKRSEKIDLNSNYVYGFWHNKLIITSVCLDYYKKKAGLASPSNDGELIAVTLEKFGFQVIRGSSDKEAVRSLIKLAKLVKNGYSAGTPVDGPKGPIYKVKPGMLFLAQKSGKKMIPVGGAFSNCWTFEKAWDKFQFPKPFSKMVCIEGDPIEIPKGADLDKYALFLEKELNRLDKEAEEYLKKDKSK from the coding sequence ATGGATAAAAAAAAGAGAAAATATAGAATATACGGAAATATGCTGTATTTTCTATTGAAATTTATACTGAAAACCTTGAAATTAGAAGTGAAAAGAAGTGAAAAAATAGACCTTAATAGCAACTACGTCTATGGTTTCTGGCATAATAAACTTATAATAACTTCTGTTTGTCTGGATTATTATAAAAAAAAGGCAGGGCTTGCAAGTCCCTCTAATGACGGAGAACTTATAGCAGTTACCCTTGAAAAATTTGGATTTCAGGTAATAAGAGGGTCATCGGACAAAGAAGCAGTGAGGAGTCTTATCAAGCTGGCCAAACTTGTGAAAAACGGATATAGTGCAGGAACCCCTGTAGATGGACCAAAGGGACCTATCTATAAGGTGAAACCCGGGATGCTTTTCTTGGCACAGAAATCAGGAAAAAAAATGATTCCAGTGGGTGGAGCTTTTTCAAACTGCTGGACCTTTGAAAAGGCCTGGGACAAATTTCAGTTTCCAAAACCCTTTTCTAAGATGGTGTGTATAGAGGGTGATCCCATAGAGATACCCAAAGGAGCGGATTTAGATAAGTATGCTCTTTTTTTAGAAAAAGAACTAAACAGACTAGACAAAGAAGCTGAGGAATATTTGAAAAAAGACAAATCTAAATAA
- the galU gene encoding UTP--glucose-1-phosphate uridylyltransferase GalU — MTKVTKAVIPAAGLGTRLLPATKAQPKEMLTIVDKPSLQYIVEELVESGIKDIIIVTGRNKDCIEDHFDYSYELEDTLLKQEKHALLAKVAELSSMVNIFYVRQTHPLGLGHAVLKAKPFIGDEPFVIALGDDIMYNPDKPVSKQMMEKYEKYGSSIIGVQEVAKKNVSKYGIVDPGKKLDDKTVEVEDFVEKPFVEDAPSRFACLGRYLLDGKIFDHLEGAKPGKGGEIQLTDAILKLRKSGEKVAAYNFDGKRYDIGDKLGLLKANIEYGLKHDETKEGLLEYLKNDLKLV; from the coding sequence ATGACAAAAGTAACAAAGGCAGTAATTCCTGCGGCAGGTTTAGGGACAAGACTTCTTCCGGCTACAAAAGCACAGCCTAAGGAGATGCTTACAATAGTAGATAAACCATCTCTTCAGTATATCGTAGAGGAACTTGTAGAGTCTGGTATAAAGGATATAATAATAGTTACAGGACGTAACAAAGATTGTATAGAGGATCATTTTGATTATTCTTATGAGCTAGAGGATACTCTTTTAAAGCAGGAAAAACATGCTCTGCTGGCTAAAGTTGCAGAGCTTTCCAGTATGGTTAATATTTTTTATGTGAGACAGACTCACCCTTTAGGACTAGGGCATGCAGTTCTGAAAGCTAAGCCATTTATAGGAGATGAACCTTTTGTAATAGCCTTAGGAGACGATATAATGTATAACCCTGATAAACCTGTAAGCAAACAGATGATGGAAAAATATGAAAAGTATGGAAGTAGTATTATAGGGGTTCAAGAAGTTGCGAAGAAGAATGTTTCTAAGTATGGTATAGTAGATCCTGGGAAAAAATTAGACGACAAGACTGTTGAAGTAGAAGATTTTGTGGAAAAACCATTTGTAGAAGATGCTCCATCGAGGTTTGCTTGTCTAGGAAGATATCTCTTAGATGGTAAAATCTTTGATCATTTAGAAGGTGCAAAACCTGGAAAAGGCGGAGAGATACAGCTGACAGATGCAATTCTCAAGCTTAGGAAATCCGGTGAAAAAGTGGCGGCCTATAACTTTGACGGAAAGCGTTATGATATAGGGGATAAATTGGGTCTTTTAAAAGCCAATATTGAATATGGGCTGAAACATGACGAAACAAAAGAAGGGCTATTAGAATACTTAAAAAATGATTTGAAACTAGTTTAA
- a CDS encoding phosphoenolpyruvate carboxykinase — protein MRKEFLLSRQSAIINFTAKYCDTREKLLDSQAFKTVLTSYMEIIKSKDNAVYNYFIKRSDNDLDNMVDNLIVVFKLLLVLQVEDISKIDSKYTLYFDKKEYFVELIEGIYSFWRKLERYSVVSNRRQGEGLQNVGFIEANNNFSNMILGVYRRIEETVIGYQHRVYRQLPAGANAGLIVNEVKWPCPHEYSFLERVPFIETIILEPPFIIYPKKNKREGIAKEVFTSPLSEASVNEHHWFCYPAKVGNLLAYIYFHKDFMCHGVTLCNLFELAKEDEYRNKKPDIIYVYGMKDFNNEKTTCFYKDKENSIILGYANYHEDIDYFGYMKTMILTLHNVYMMEQGNLPVHGAMVNVVTKTGKESNIVIVGDSGAGKSESIEALRALSENYVKDMKIIFDDMGVLKLNSKNQVVASGTEIGAFIRMDDLEQGYAYQSMDRSIFMNPDRENSRVVLPITSYNDIVKEYPVDYIFYANNYEDEDEIKFFKNSKEALKVFKEAKRLAKGTTSEKGMVTSYFANPFGPIQRKGRCDMLLNKYFSILFERGVKVGEVKTCLGITGMEKEGPKKLAVKLFEIIK, from the coding sequence ATGAGAAAAGAATTTCTGCTCAGCAGACAGAGTGCCATCATAAACTTCACTGCCAAATACTGTGATACAAGAGAAAAACTCCTTGACAGCCAAGCATTCAAAACGGTTTTGACCTCATATATGGAGATTATAAAAAGCAAGGACAATGCAGTATATAACTATTTTATAAAACGATCAGACAATGATTTGGACAATATGGTAGACAACCTCATTGTAGTATTTAAACTGCTTTTGGTTCTACAGGTAGAGGATATCTCAAAAATAGATTCAAAGTACACTCTTTATTTTGATAAAAAAGAATACTTTGTAGAACTTATTGAGGGAATCTACTCCTTTTGGAGAAAACTAGAAAGATACTCTGTAGTATCAAACAGAAGACAGGGAGAAGGCCTTCAGAATGTTGGCTTTATAGAGGCCAACAATAACTTCAGCAACATGATCTTAGGAGTATACAGGCGTATAGAGGAAACTGTCATCGGATATCAGCACAGGGTTTATCGTCAGCTTCCTGCCGGTGCCAATGCTGGGCTTATTGTAAATGAGGTAAAATGGCCATGCCCACACGAATATTCATTCCTTGAAAGAGTCCCTTTTATCGAGACTATAATCCTAGAGCCTCCTTTTATCATATATCCAAAGAAGAACAAAAGAGAGGGAATAGCTAAAGAGGTTTTCACATCCCCTTTATCAGAAGCTTCTGTAAATGAACACCACTGGTTCTGCTATCCTGCAAAGGTAGGAAACCTTCTAGCCTATATATATTTCCACAAGGATTTCATGTGCCACGGAGTAACTTTATGCAACCTTTTTGAGTTGGCCAAAGAGGATGAGTACAGAAATAAAAAACCCGACATTATATATGTCTATGGAATGAAGGATTTTAATAACGAAAAAACAACTTGTTTTTACAAGGATAAAGAGAACAGTATAATTTTGGGATACGCCAATTATCACGAAGATATTGATTATTTCGGATATATGAAAACTATGATCCTGACCCTTCACAACGTATATATGATGGAGCAAGGAAACCTTCCTGTACACGGAGCCATGGTAAATGTAGTTACAAAAACAGGTAAAGAGAGTAATATTGTCATCGTAGGAGACAGTGGTGCAGGAAAATCAGAGAGTATAGAGGCTTTAAGAGCCCTCAGTGAGAACTATGTAAAAGATATGAAAATAATATTTGACGATATGGGGGTTCTAAAGCTGAACTCTAAAAATCAGGTGGTGGCCTCTGGTACAGAGATAGGAGCCTTTATAAGGATGGATGACTTAGAACAGGGTTATGCCTACCAGTCCATGGACAGAAGTATATTTATGAATCCTGACAGAGAAAACTCAAGGGTGGTTCTTCCTATAACCTCTTATAATGACATAGTCAAAGAGTATCCTGTAGACTATATTTTCTACGCAAACAACTACGAAGATGAAGATGAGATAAAGTTCTTCAAAAATTCTAAAGAAGCCCTAAAAGTATTTAAAGAAGCAAAGAGACTGGCTAAGGGAACTACCAGTGAAAAAGGGATGGTAACCTCTTATTTTGCAAATCCATTTGGTCCCATACAGAGAAAAGGCCGTTGTGATATGCTTTTAAATAAGTATTTTAGCATACTCTTCGAAAGAGGGGTCAAAGTGGGAGAAGTAAAGACCTGTCTTGGTATAACAGGTATGGAAAAAGAAGGTCCGAAAAAATTAGCAGTCAAACTTTTTGAAATTATTAAATAA
- the metG gene encoding methionine--tRNA ligase, whose translation MSKNFYVTTPIYYVNGDPHVGSAYTTIAADVIARYKKTMGYDVFFLTGTDEHGQKVEETAREKGFTPQEWTDKMAPRFEDMWNLLNVSHDDFIRTTQIRHKKAVTKILKKVYEKGDIYKGEYEGKYCVSCETYVPENQIVGENGCPDCGKDLRVVKEESYFFKMSKYQDALLEHIEKHPDFILPHSRKNEVISFVKQGLQDLSISRNTFEWGIPIEFAPGHITYVWFDALTNYLTAVGYENNLDMFQKFWNDGEVVHLLGKDILRFHAIIWPCMLLAAEEKLPDKIVAHGWWTVEGEKMSKSKGNVIDPQAETERYGRDPFRYFLMREVHFGNDGDYSTTSMVNRINADLANDLGNLLNRTLGMYKKYFNSTVVKGTGHQIYDDQIKELWKETLESVEKSMSKLEFSKALEAIWKFISRMNKYIDETMPWALAKDEDKKPRLAVVMNNLVEALYKVAVLVYPYMPESAQKIWEQLGFSEDIKDAKLSVVSPWEVIKEGHNLGEAKPIFPRIEVQKEEPKLKVEENLKIENPISIDDFNSVEIKVVEILEVSTIEGADKLLKFKVSTGKGIRQIVSGIAKYYKNHQELVGKKVLAVLNLNPVKLRGELSQGMLLTTEEKKRVKLVEIDSAVKTGSKVK comes from the coding sequence GTGAGTAAGAATTTTTATGTAACTACACCAATATACTATGTAAATGGGGATCCTCATGTGGGAAGTGCCTATACAACAATTGCTGCTGATGTCATTGCAAGATACAAAAAGACAATGGGATATGATGTGTTTTTCCTTACTGGAACAGATGAACACGGTCAAAAAGTTGAAGAGACTGCAAGGGAAAAAGGATTTACACCACAGGAATGGACAGATAAGATGGCCCCTAGATTTGAAGATATGTGGAACCTTTTAAATGTTTCCCATGATGATTTCATAAGAACCACCCAGATAAGACATAAAAAAGCAGTTACAAAAATTTTGAAAAAAGTATATGAAAAAGGTGATATCTACAAAGGTGAATACGAGGGGAAATACTGTGTCTCTTGTGAGACCTATGTACCTGAAAATCAGATAGTGGGAGAAAACGGATGTCCAGACTGTGGAAAAGATCTAAGAGTTGTAAAAGAGGAATCTTATTTCTTTAAAATGTCGAAATATCAGGACGCCCTTTTAGAGCATATAGAGAAACATCCTGATTTCATACTGCCTCACTCTAGAAAAAATGAAGTTATCTCCTTTGTGAAACAAGGACTTCAAGATTTATCTATTTCTAGAAACACTTTCGAGTGGGGAATACCAATTGAATTTGCTCCAGGACATATCACCTATGTATGGTTTGATGCCCTTACAAATTATCTTACTGCAGTTGGGTATGAAAACAATCTTGATATGTTCCAAAAATTCTGGAATGACGGAGAAGTAGTGCATTTATTAGGAAAAGATATTCTTAGATTTCATGCAATAATATGGCCTTGTATGCTCTTAGCAGCAGAGGAAAAACTCCCGGATAAAATTGTAGCCCATGGATGGTGGACTGTAGAGGGAGAAAAAATGTCAAAATCAAAGGGTAATGTAATAGATCCTCAGGCAGAAACTGAGAGATATGGCAGAGATCCATTTAGATATTTCCTTATGAGAGAGGTTCATTTTGGAAATGACGGAGATTATTCTACGACATCTATGGTAAACAGAATAAATGCCGACCTTGCCAACGACTTAGGAAATCTTTTAAACAGAACTTTAGGAATGTATAAAAAATATTTTAATTCCACAGTTGTAAAGGGAACTGGACATCAGATATATGACGATCAGATAAAGGAACTATGGAAAGAAACTCTAGAATCAGTTGAAAAATCTATGAGTAAATTGGAGTTTTCAAAGGCACTGGAAGCTATCTGGAAATTTATATCTAGAATGAATAAATATATAGATGAGACGATGCCTTGGGCACTTGCCAAAGATGAAGATAAAAAACCAAGACTTGCAGTGGTTATGAATAACCTTGTAGAGGCACTGTATAAAGTAGCAGTGTTGGTATATCCTTATATGCCAGAGTCTGCACAGAAAATATGGGAGCAGCTAGGTTTTTCTGAGGATATAAAAGATGCTAAGTTATCTGTGGTATCTCCTTGGGAAGTAATAAAAGAAGGACATAACCTTGGAGAAGCAAAACCTATTTTCCCAAGAATAGAGGTTCAGAAAGAGGAGCCTAAATTAAAAGTAGAGGAAAATCTTAAAATTGAAAATCCCATCTCCATAGATGATTTTAACAGTGTAGAGATAAAAGTTGTTGAGATATTAGAGGTTTCCACAATAGAGGGAGCAGATAAACTTTTAAAATTTAAAGTCAGCACAGGAAAGGGAATCAGACAGATAGTTTCAGGTATTGCAAAATACTATAAGAATCATCAGGAGCTCGTGGGTAAAAAAGTTCTGGCTGTCTTAAACTTAAATCCTGTAAAACTAAGAGGAGAACTTTCTCAAGGAATGCTTCTAACTACTGAAGAGAAAAAAAGAGTAAAACTCGTAGAGATAGATAGTGCAGTAAAAACAGGGTCGAAGGTAAAATAA
- the chbG gene encoding chitin disaccharide deacetylase, which produces MKLIINADDFGYSKGVNYGIIEAYKNGLVTSTTIMMNMPYVDHALDLYKDNQGLGLGIHFVLTSYIPLTNSSELLGKDGVMDRDFDRIALCSEKTIEAELRAQLNLLIKKGYKITHADSHHHVHQIPKVLKIMSKICKEYDLAMRTVPEQKNWDEFDNNIKTTENFEWEFYDEKATFEKFKDIVSQPDISSLEICTHPAFIDLHLKNFSNYVEPRMIELDILTSQKTKELIADKNIQMINFGDL; this is translated from the coding sequence ATGAAATTAATAATAAATGCAGATGATTTCGGTTATTCAAAAGGTGTAAACTACGGCATTATAGAGGCTTATAAAAATGGATTGGTCACTTCTACCACCATAATGATGAATATGCCCTATGTCGACCATGCCTTGGATCTATACAAGGATAATCAAGGTCTTGGACTAGGAATACATTTCGTATTGACAAGTTATATCCCTCTAACCAATTCATCGGAATTACTAGGTAAAGATGGTGTCATGGACAGGGATTTTGACAGAATCGCTCTGTGCTCGGAAAAGACTATAGAGGCTGAACTAAGGGCACAGCTCAATCTTCTAATTAAAAAAGGTTACAAAATAACCCATGCAGACAGCCATCACCATGTACATCAGATCCCAAAGGTCTTAAAAATAATGAGTAAGATCTGCAAAGAGTATGACTTGGCCATGAGGACTGTTCCTGAACAAAAAAACTGGGATGAATTTGACAATAATATAAAAACAACTGAAAATTTTGAATGGGAGTTTTATGACGAAAAAGCTACATTTGAAAAATTTAAAGATATTGTCTCGCAGCCCGATATTTCAAGCTTAGAAATTTGCACCCATCCGGCTTTTATAGATCTCCATTTAAAAAACTTCAGCAACTATGTAGAGCCGAGAATGATAGAGCTAGATATTCTCACATCCCAAAAGACAAAAGAACTGATAGCCGATAAAAACATCCAAATGATCAACTTTGGTGATCTTTAA